From a region of the Odontesthes bonariensis isolate fOdoBon6 chromosome 4, fOdoBon6.hap1, whole genome shotgun sequence genome:
- the LOC142378327 gene encoding volume-regulated anion channel subunit LRRC8C isoform X1, with translation MPVFSPEFRSTPLCPLCGAAEATMIALGEFRNLGTEQNSKFRVLKPWWDVFSEYLCVAMLMIGVFGCTLQLTQDKIACLPSRFTSPTPEAINCSHIRNYRDNETSQSTLAKPVSPIIREVFGNKNNLDIHQYIFVNHYCYETSVHWYAKYFPYLVVIHTMIFMIASSFWFKFPGTSSKIDLFVIILGKCFDSPWTTRALSEVSEERGEEKLVSLRRNNMSKDSAERGEDEEETVGLLRSSSVKSNPEKKMPEPQSAPSVLDKKEGEQAKALFEKVKKFRTHVEEADILYHMYVLQTSLKVFKFVVIIIYTAVLAPNIEIVVRCCVPPDLTGFDIYCCNHNKAHLFSKLAYCYICFVGVYGLMCIYTLYWLFHRSLKEYSFEQVRFEMGINDIPDVKNDFAFLLHLVDQYDALYSRRFAVFLSEVSESRLYQLNLNYEWTDKKLRARLTKNSSDRLELHLLMLPGLPDTVFEIAEVESLKLEQVNNVTIPAGVAKLDSLQELSLIYSPAKLQLPALNHLKERLKVLRLAFESLEEVPVWMYSLHGLEELHLNGPLTNEVYRSSTLESLRELRALRLLTLRSNLSKIPPCVGDIASQLQRLCINNEGVKLQAFSSLKKLTSLASLELVGCELERIPSAVFSLNNLQELDLRENKLTTVEEILSLQHCRRLVTLQLWHNKITYIPEHISKLRTLETLDLSWNKLQKLPSRLFYCTKIRHLDISHNQVTSLPPEVSILQGLQFFSAAFNALETLPEELFTCKKLKTLILGNNCLSNLSSRVANLAQLVRLELKGNRLESLPQEIGDCPLLRQSGLIVEDNLFDLLPSDVRNKLTQG, from the exons ATGCCCGTCTTCTCCCCAGAGTTCAGATCCACTCCTCTCTGTCCTCTGTGTGGTGCGGCTGAAGCCACGATGATCGCGCTGGGGGAATTCAGAAACCTCGGCACGGAGCAGAACTCCAAGTTTCGGGTGCTCAAACCATGGTGGGATGTTTTCTCAGAATACCTGTGCGTTGCTATGCTCATGATCGGAGTCTTTGGGTGCACCTTGCAG CTGACGCAAGATAAGATTGCGTGCCTGCCCAGCCGCTTCACCAGCCCAACACCTGAGGCAATCAACTGCAGCCACATCCGCAACTACAGGGATAACGAGACGTCACAGAGCACGCTGGCCAAGCCCGTGAGCCCCATCATTCGGGAGGTGTTTGGCAACAAGAACAATCTAGACATTCACCAATATATATTTGTCAACCACTACTGTTACGAGACGTCTGTGCACTGGTATGCAAAGTACTTCCCGTACCTTGTTGTGATCCACACTATGATCTTCATGATCGCGAGCAGCTTCTGGTTCAAATTCCCTGGCACCTCTTCTAAAATTGACCTATTTGTCATCATTCTGGGGAAGTGCTTCGATTCGCCTTGGACCACGAGGGCCTTGAGTGAAGTCTCTGAGGAAAGGGGAGAAGAAAAGCTGGTCAGCTTGAGGAGGAATAACATGTCAAAGGATTCTGCCGAACGAggagaagatgaggaggagacGGTAGGGCTTCTTCGCTCCTCCTCTGTCAAGTCTAATCCGGAAAAGAAAATGCCAGAACCCCAGTCTGCCCCCTCCGTGTTGGAcaagaaggaaggagagcaggcCAAAGCTCTTTTCGAAAAGGTGAAGAAGTTTCGGACCCACGTGGAGGAGGCGGACATCTTGTATCATATGTATGTGCTACAGACGTCGCTGAAAGTCTTCAAGTTCGTCGTTATCATCATCTACACTGCAGTGCTGGCACCAAACATTGAAATAGTTGTGCGCTGTTGTGTTCCTCCGGACTTGACTGGCTTCGATATTTATTGCTGTAACCACAACAAAGCCCATCTTTTTTCCAAGCTTGCCTACTGCTACATCTGCTTCGTGGGAGTGTATGGACTCATGTGCATCTACACCCTCTACTGGCTGTTCCATCGGTCTCTGAAGGAGTACTCCTTTGAGCAGGTCAGATTTGAGATGGGTATTAACGACATACCGGATGTGAAGAACGACTTTGCTTTCCTTCTGCACCTCGTGGACCAGTACGATGCTCTGTACTCTAGAAGGTTTGCCGTCTTTCTGTCTGAAGTCAGCGAGAGCCGCCTCTATCAACTCAATCTCAACTACGAGTGGACGGACAAAAAGCTGCGCGCCCGTCTCACCAAGAACTCCAGCGACAGGCTGGAGCTCCACCTCCTAATGTTGCCAGGGCTTCCGGACACAGTCTTTGAGATTGCTGAGGTGGAATCCCTCAAACTGGAGCAAGTTAACAATGTCACCATCCCAGCTGGCGTGGCAAAGCTGGACTCTCTGCAAGAGTTATCATTGATCTACAGCCCAGCAAAACTACAGCTGCCTGCGCTGAACCACCTCAAGGAGCGTTTAAAGGTTCTGCGTCTGGCTTTCGAGAGTTTAGAGGAGGTCCCTGTGTGGATGTATTCCCTTCACGGCCTGGAGGAGTTGCATCTGAATGGTCCTTTAACCAATGAGGTGTACAGAAGTAGCACTCTGGAATCCCTCCGAGAGCTCAGAGCTTTAAGACTCCTCACCCTCCGCTCCAACCTGAGTAAGATCCCACCCTGTGTGGGGGATATCGCATCACAGTTGCAGCGGTTGTGCATCAACAACGAAGGGGTCAAGCTCCAAGCTTTTAGCAGCTTGAAGAAGCTTACTAGCCTAGCTTCGTTAGAGTTGGTGGGCTGTGAACTGGAACGCATCCCAAGTGCCGTCTTCAGCCTGAACAACCTGCAGGAGTTGGACCTGAGGGAAAATAAACTCACCACCGTGGAAGAAATCCTGAGCTTACAGCACTGCCGGCGTTTGGTGACGCTCCAACTGTGGCACAACAAAATCACTTACATCCCCGAACATATCAGCAAGCTGCGCACCCTGGAGACGCTGGATCTGAGCTGGAACAAACTGCAAAAGCTTCCCTCTCGGCTCTTTTACTGCACCAAAATCCGCCACCTCGACATCTCCCACAACCAGGTCACCTCTCTCCCTCCCGAAGTGAGCATCCTTCAGGGCCTTCAGTTCTTTTCTGCTGCCTTCAACGCCTTAGAGACACTCCCAGAGGAGCTGTTCACCTGTAAAAAACTAAAGACTTTGATTCTTGGTAACAACTGCCTGTCGAATCTTAGCTCCAGAGTGGCCAACCTGGCCCAGTTAGTGCGACTAGAACTGAAGGGAAACCGTCTGGAGTCTCTACCTCAAGAGATCGGTGACTGTCCCCTGCTGAGACAAAGTGGGTTGATAGTAGAGGACAATCTGTTTGATCTGCTGCCATCAGATGTACGAAACAAGCTGACTCAGGGCTGA
- the LOC142378327 gene encoding volume-regulated anion channel subunit LRRC8C isoform X2: MIALGEFRNLGTEQNSKFRVLKPWWDVFSEYLCVAMLMIGVFGCTLQLTQDKIACLPSRFTSPTPEAINCSHIRNYRDNETSQSTLAKPVSPIIREVFGNKNNLDIHQYIFVNHYCYETSVHWYAKYFPYLVVIHTMIFMIASSFWFKFPGTSSKIDLFVIILGKCFDSPWTTRALSEVSEERGEEKLVSLRRNNMSKDSAERGEDEEETVGLLRSSSVKSNPEKKMPEPQSAPSVLDKKEGEQAKALFEKVKKFRTHVEEADILYHMYVLQTSLKVFKFVVIIIYTAVLAPNIEIVVRCCVPPDLTGFDIYCCNHNKAHLFSKLAYCYICFVGVYGLMCIYTLYWLFHRSLKEYSFEQVRFEMGINDIPDVKNDFAFLLHLVDQYDALYSRRFAVFLSEVSESRLYQLNLNYEWTDKKLRARLTKNSSDRLELHLLMLPGLPDTVFEIAEVESLKLEQVNNVTIPAGVAKLDSLQELSLIYSPAKLQLPALNHLKERLKVLRLAFESLEEVPVWMYSLHGLEELHLNGPLTNEVYRSSTLESLRELRALRLLTLRSNLSKIPPCVGDIASQLQRLCINNEGVKLQAFSSLKKLTSLASLELVGCELERIPSAVFSLNNLQELDLRENKLTTVEEILSLQHCRRLVTLQLWHNKITYIPEHISKLRTLETLDLSWNKLQKLPSRLFYCTKIRHLDISHNQVTSLPPEVSILQGLQFFSAAFNALETLPEELFTCKKLKTLILGNNCLSNLSSRVANLAQLVRLELKGNRLESLPQEIGDCPLLRQSGLIVEDNLFDLLPSDVRNKLTQG; encoded by the exons ATGATCGCGCTGGGGGAATTCAGAAACCTCGGCACGGAGCAGAACTCCAAGTTTCGGGTGCTCAAACCATGGTGGGATGTTTTCTCAGAATACCTGTGCGTTGCTATGCTCATGATCGGAGTCTTTGGGTGCACCTTGCAG CTGACGCAAGATAAGATTGCGTGCCTGCCCAGCCGCTTCACCAGCCCAACACCTGAGGCAATCAACTGCAGCCACATCCGCAACTACAGGGATAACGAGACGTCACAGAGCACGCTGGCCAAGCCCGTGAGCCCCATCATTCGGGAGGTGTTTGGCAACAAGAACAATCTAGACATTCACCAATATATATTTGTCAACCACTACTGTTACGAGACGTCTGTGCACTGGTATGCAAAGTACTTCCCGTACCTTGTTGTGATCCACACTATGATCTTCATGATCGCGAGCAGCTTCTGGTTCAAATTCCCTGGCACCTCTTCTAAAATTGACCTATTTGTCATCATTCTGGGGAAGTGCTTCGATTCGCCTTGGACCACGAGGGCCTTGAGTGAAGTCTCTGAGGAAAGGGGAGAAGAAAAGCTGGTCAGCTTGAGGAGGAATAACATGTCAAAGGATTCTGCCGAACGAggagaagatgaggaggagacGGTAGGGCTTCTTCGCTCCTCCTCTGTCAAGTCTAATCCGGAAAAGAAAATGCCAGAACCCCAGTCTGCCCCCTCCGTGTTGGAcaagaaggaaggagagcaggcCAAAGCTCTTTTCGAAAAGGTGAAGAAGTTTCGGACCCACGTGGAGGAGGCGGACATCTTGTATCATATGTATGTGCTACAGACGTCGCTGAAAGTCTTCAAGTTCGTCGTTATCATCATCTACACTGCAGTGCTGGCACCAAACATTGAAATAGTTGTGCGCTGTTGTGTTCCTCCGGACTTGACTGGCTTCGATATTTATTGCTGTAACCACAACAAAGCCCATCTTTTTTCCAAGCTTGCCTACTGCTACATCTGCTTCGTGGGAGTGTATGGACTCATGTGCATCTACACCCTCTACTGGCTGTTCCATCGGTCTCTGAAGGAGTACTCCTTTGAGCAGGTCAGATTTGAGATGGGTATTAACGACATACCGGATGTGAAGAACGACTTTGCTTTCCTTCTGCACCTCGTGGACCAGTACGATGCTCTGTACTCTAGAAGGTTTGCCGTCTTTCTGTCTGAAGTCAGCGAGAGCCGCCTCTATCAACTCAATCTCAACTACGAGTGGACGGACAAAAAGCTGCGCGCCCGTCTCACCAAGAACTCCAGCGACAGGCTGGAGCTCCACCTCCTAATGTTGCCAGGGCTTCCGGACACAGTCTTTGAGATTGCTGAGGTGGAATCCCTCAAACTGGAGCAAGTTAACAATGTCACCATCCCAGCTGGCGTGGCAAAGCTGGACTCTCTGCAAGAGTTATCATTGATCTACAGCCCAGCAAAACTACAGCTGCCTGCGCTGAACCACCTCAAGGAGCGTTTAAAGGTTCTGCGTCTGGCTTTCGAGAGTTTAGAGGAGGTCCCTGTGTGGATGTATTCCCTTCACGGCCTGGAGGAGTTGCATCTGAATGGTCCTTTAACCAATGAGGTGTACAGAAGTAGCACTCTGGAATCCCTCCGAGAGCTCAGAGCTTTAAGACTCCTCACCCTCCGCTCCAACCTGAGTAAGATCCCACCCTGTGTGGGGGATATCGCATCACAGTTGCAGCGGTTGTGCATCAACAACGAAGGGGTCAAGCTCCAAGCTTTTAGCAGCTTGAAGAAGCTTACTAGCCTAGCTTCGTTAGAGTTGGTGGGCTGTGAACTGGAACGCATCCCAAGTGCCGTCTTCAGCCTGAACAACCTGCAGGAGTTGGACCTGAGGGAAAATAAACTCACCACCGTGGAAGAAATCCTGAGCTTACAGCACTGCCGGCGTTTGGTGACGCTCCAACTGTGGCACAACAAAATCACTTACATCCCCGAACATATCAGCAAGCTGCGCACCCTGGAGACGCTGGATCTGAGCTGGAACAAACTGCAAAAGCTTCCCTCTCGGCTCTTTTACTGCACCAAAATCCGCCACCTCGACATCTCCCACAACCAGGTCACCTCTCTCCCTCCCGAAGTGAGCATCCTTCAGGGCCTTCAGTTCTTTTCTGCTGCCTTCAACGCCTTAGAGACACTCCCAGAGGAGCTGTTCACCTGTAAAAAACTAAAGACTTTGATTCTTGGTAACAACTGCCTGTCGAATCTTAGCTCCAGAGTGGCCAACCTGGCCCAGTTAGTGCGACTAGAACTGAAGGGAAACCGTCTGGAGTCTCTACCTCAAGAGATCGGTGACTGTCCCCTGCTGAGACAAAGTGGGTTGATAGTAGAGGACAATCTGTTTGATCTGCTGCCATCAGATGTACGAAACAAGCTGACTCAGGGCTGA